From a region of the Danaus plexippus chromosome 8, MEX_DaPlex, whole genome shotgun sequence genome:
- the LOC116774740 gene encoding chaoptin-like yields MVLGDGSARWALRTAFVCLLMGVLSPERLEPCAASPLCSCRAAHMSCTAVPLHRFPEWPQIELQHLDISMSNLEVIPESALDGLKLQTLVLVANRIHYIEIHAFSSMANTLASLDLSYNEFTEIPENGLKDLKVLNWLNLQNNYIAEINPGIKWHHLEDTLTSLSLSNNQITELRPRSFTFLYHLLQLDLEGNYLRVISSNSLPSSLTVLKLSNNFLHKISCDLIFKLPRLQMLHIRHNWITFEVNSSSVNNRTKKLEKLDLSNNNINDSTDIVIFREIQIRQIILDLNELSVVPRSLYLNNRVERLSISYNKLSSIYREVFISLKNSLEHLEVEHNNLSHLPDSLAQVLRLRHLSLAYNQLEECPPLPSRIQTLSIAGNFLTSIPSVLQTLESGSIRYLDLSYNRISNLSPNEFQDWSSSLGTINLKGNRIAQIYKNVFPAHMPVRDINLSFNDLYYIHPHSFSNLTGSLHVLESSATLFSGYFPFEMNDGLENLNWLSFDNNDFHILKLSEMSLFQSLKYLNLDYNRIVEIIVDEDGYNISLSLNDVRISYNFISLIRPKTFSQMPELRNLDLSYNRINNLTKNSFSNLPNLRYLSLAGNVIDSIEVETFVNLPKLEILELQGNNLTYLSLYSLCNVSNGLDTFTLNISRNKLGSIEGDVTIAINIFDGSHNDFHEVPNNIFLAAESSIRQIILSHNKITHISGDVFGQSIYLEILDLHKNRISVIKRKSFTDLISLQILDLSYNSVFQLSVEQFYNLRKLRYLKMDHNNVRLLPRDVFKNTVIEHLDLSFNEVSLFPVTALSQIGFTLRYLDLSHNKIEYLDSNIFRNTQFLSNLNLAHNLLTVLSDNTFFCLGVLRSLDLSFNSIKANFKELFHNLPHLRHLNLASISLKTVPYLPLTNLTSLNLTSNYITTYKESDMKRLENLRHLDLSHNRLTSLVPKMWIHLRNLNVLDISYNPIVRITPNSFKSLSNLSYLNLNGLKYLDIVDQDSFRPLTSLRSLRIQTWSAINHSTFRLANITSCLPSLYKLSVHWTDEVMNNQLHGIDARKIRYLEIKGSKLRSIADGAFEPFSSSQEIYIRISETSLTKLPATFIRHLSQVPQLGIDLSYNQISKLDPAIFYPNFTSWSHVATKLLSGGLILTGNPLRCECELAWLGAWLRRWLQENEANGELRRAVRSATCKDQLGRPVPLLQLRADEADCHASALSSDAQPNYSNVIYTFAITVLFITLR; encoded by the exons ATGGTGTTGGGCGATGGCAGCGCGCGGTGGGCGCTGCGAACGGCGTTTGTTTGCTTGCTCATGGGCGTGCTTTCCCCGGAACGTCTAGAGCCCTGCGCGGCTAGTCCACTCTGCTCCTGCCGCGCTGCCCACATGTCCTGCACTGCTGTACCATTACATAGGTTTCCAg aatgGCCACAAATAGAACTGCAGCACCTGGACATAAGTATGTCGAATCTTGAAGTAATACCCGAAAGTGCTTTAGACGGTTTGAAGCTTCAGACTTTGGTATTAGTTGCAAATAGAATACACTACATCGAGATCCACGCTTTTAG ctCCATGGCGAATACTTTAGCATCCTTAGATTTAAGCTACAACGAATTTACTGAAATTCCAGAAAATGGTTTGAAAGACCTAAAAGTACTTAATTggttaaatttacaaaa CAATTATATAGCTGAGATAAATCCCGGCATAAAATGGCATCATTTGGAGGATACTTTGACTAGTTTATCTTTGAGTAATAACCAAATAACAGAGCTGAGACCTCGgtcttttacatttttatatcatcttCTACAACTAGATTTAGAAGGAAATTATCTCCGTGTCATAAGTTCAAATTCATTACCATCATCCCTAACAGTCCTTAAATTATCCAACAATTTCCTACATAAAATATCctgtgatttaatatttaaactgccTAGGTTACAAATGTTACATATAAGACATAATTGGATAACATTCGAAGTTAATTCATCAAGTGTAAATAATAGAACTAAGAAACTAGAAAAATtagatttaagtaataataatataaatgactcaacagatattgtaatttttcgGGAAATACAAATAAGGCAAATAATACTCGATCTCAATGAACTGTCTGTGGTCCCAAGatccttatatttaaataacagagTTGAGAGGCTTTCAATATCGTATAACAAACTTAGCTCTATTTACCGAGAAGTTTTTATATCTCTCAAAAATAGTCTTGAACATTTGGAGGTAGAGCACAACAACTTATCTCATTTACCTGATAGTTTGGCGCAGGTCTTGAGACTTCGACATTTATCGTTAGCTTACAATCAGCTTGAAGAGTGTCCGCCTCTCCCGAGTCGTATTCAAACGTTATCAATTGCTGGTAACTTTCTTACTTCGATACCTTCTGTACTTCAAACATTAGAATCAGGTTCAATTCGTTATCTCGACTTAAGCTACAATAGAATATCGAATTTGTCACCGAATGAATTCCAAGACTGGTCTTCGTCTCTAGGGACTATAAACCTGAAAGGAAACAGGATTGCGcagatttataaaaacgtttttCCCGCTCACATGCCGGTACGGGACATTAACTTGAGCTTTAACGATTTATACTACATACATCCTCATTCCTTTTCCAATTTAACTGGCTCTTTACATGTTTTAGAATCTTCTGCTACACTTTTCAGTGGATATTTTCCGTTTGAGATGAATGACGGTTTAGAAAATTTGAATTGGTTATCTTTTGACAACAACGACTTTCATATTCTAAAGTTATCAGAAATGTCCttatttcaaagtttaaaGTACTTAAATCTAGACTACAATAGAATCGTAGAAATTATTGTTGACGAGGATGGTTACAACATATCGTTATCTCTTAATGATGTGAGAATATCGTATAACTTTATAAGCCTTATTCGGCCTAAGACCTTTTCACAAATGCCCGAATTAAGAAACTTAGATTTATCTTATAATCGTATCAATAACTTGACTAAGAACAGCTTTAGCAACTTACccaatttaagatatttatctcTTGCGGGAAACGTAATCGACTCGATAGAAGTAGaaacatttgtaaatttacCAAAACTAGAGATACTAGAACTTCAGGGAAACAACTTAACGTATTTGTCTCTTTACTCTTTATGCAATGTTTCCAATGGTCTTGATACGTTTACACTTAATATAAGTCGAAACAAACTAGGCTCAATTGAAGGAGACGTGACTATtgccataaatatttttgacggATCACATAATGACTTTCATGAAGTgccaaataacatttttctcGCCGCTGAATCTTCGATAAggcaaattatattatcacataataaaattactcacATTTCTGGTGATGTTTTTGGACAGTCCATTTATCTAGAGATATTagatttacacaaaaatagaATAAGCGTTATAAAAAGAAAGTCATTTACAGATCTTATATCTCTGCAAATATTAGATCTATCTTATAATAGCGTTTTTCAATTATCTGtagaacaattttataacttacgtAAACTGAGATATTTAAAGATGGACCACAATAATGTTAGACTTCTTCCACGagacgtttttaaaaatacagttataGAGCATTtggatttaagttttaatgaagTTTCCCTGTTTCCAGTAACTGCGCTCTCGCAAATTGGATTTACTTTAAGATACCTGGATTTATCACATAACAAGATTGAATATTTGGATAGTAACATTTTTCGGAATACACAATTTTTATCAAACCTCAATTTAGCTCACAATTTGTTAACCGTTTTATCCGATAACACGTTTTTCTGTCTCGGAGTTTTGCGAAGCTTGGATTTAAGCTTTAACTCGATTAAAGCAAATTTTAAAGAACTGTTCCATAACCTCCCTCATTTAAGGCATTTAAATCTTGCAAGTATAAGTTTAAAGACAGTGCCTTATCTGcctttaacaaatttaacaaGCCTAAATTTAACGTCAAATTACATAACAACGTATAAAGAGTCTGACATGAAGAGATTAGAAAATCTTCGACATTTAGATCTTAGTCATAATCGTCTCACCTCTTTAGTGCCAAAGATGTGGATTCATTTAAGGAACTTAAATGTACtagatatttcatataatccTATCGTAAGAATAACGCCAAATAGTTTTAAGTCATTAAGCAACTTATCGTATCTTAATTTGAATGGTCTTAAGTATTTAGATATAGTTGATCAAGATTCTTTCCGTCCCTTAACATCCTTACGATCCTTGCGTATCCAGACGTGGTCAGCAATAAATCATTCAACATTTCGACTAGCTAATATTACATCATGTCTCCCATCACTGTATAAATTGTCTGTGCATTGGACCGATGAAGTTATGAATAACCAACTACATGGAATTGACGCTCGAAAAATCAGATACTTAGAAATTAAAGGATCTAAATTAAGGAGCATAGCAGATGGAGCATTTGAGCCATTTAGTAGCAGTCAAGAGATATACATTAGAATAAGTGAGAcgtctttaacaaaattacctGCAACATTTATAAGACATCTCTCCCAAGTTCCTCAATTAGGAATCGATTTAAGCTATAATCAAATATCGAAGTTAGATCCAGCTATATTTTACCCCAATTTTACAAGTTGGAGTCACGTTGctacaaaattactttcag GAGGATTAATTCTAACGGGAAATCCGTTGCGGTGCGAGTGTGAATTGGCTTGGCTGGGCGCATGGTTGCGACGATGGTTACAAGAGAATGAGGCTAATGGGGAATTAAGACGAGCGGTCCGAAGTGCCACCTGCAAAGACCAGCTAGGGAGACCTGTTCCGCTCCTTCAATTACGTGCCGACGAAGCCGATTGTCACGCTAGTGCGCTGTCGAGTGATGCACAACCCAACTATAGCAACGTCATTTACACATTTGCAATCACAGTATTGTTTATTACACTTAGatga